From one Alicyclobacillus acidocaldarius subsp. acidocaldarius Tc-4-1 genomic stretch:
- a CDS encoding AAA family ATPase: MLALLCANGAEEILAQCEGILEVRLMTAMSELRKYAATGYVDGILVDARLGVTAAIRERLPQIPVYEFTAPFDLAAVMRWEEQLRTQRSAPLDSSSVPETTVTKTSEPAPSVPTPPVSEDPPQPSVQPMAAPQVERPVTPTVSEPSVAPHNPVETLRHTTTPVVRRRTVPVLMLDSPKGGAGRSTLGAHTAYYAALRGKRVAVIDLDVNGDIAQKFGFADAEDVRGWRGGSVEEAVRDGVCLLHESGLHIFPSPQSPEVVLQSPDDAEYLVNLCLEEMDAVLLDMPQGWTPIHQAVLPYTTKVMLVVNPAVDQLARIQEHADKLAFSGLDASGVSAFVNKSKRVRADERAMRQYLTPYTVRAVVPFDPTIDKRGGLNGKRIVQAMKPFWDEVFEFSAVKAKRRWFGARA, from the coding sequence ATGCTGGCGCTTCTTTGTGCGAACGGAGCGGAGGAGATCCTGGCGCAGTGCGAGGGGATCTTGGAGGTTCGGCTCATGACAGCGATGAGCGAGTTACGGAAATACGCGGCCACAGGGTATGTGGATGGGATCTTGGTGGACGCCCGGCTGGGTGTGACCGCCGCCATACGCGAGCGGTTGCCCCAGATCCCGGTGTATGAATTCACGGCGCCGTTTGATCTGGCGGCGGTCATGCGCTGGGAGGAGCAACTGCGCACGCAGAGGAGCGCGCCCCTGGACTCGTCATCTGTTCCAGAGACGACGGTGACGAAAACTTCGGAGCCTGCGCCCTCTGTGCCTACGCCGCCCGTGTCGGAGGATCCACCGCAACCGAGTGTCCAACCAATGGCCGCTCCTCAAGTCGAGCGTCCGGTGACGCCAACCGTGTCCGAACCGTCTGTGGCGCCTCACAATCCAGTCGAAACGCTTCGGCACACCACGACCCCCGTCGTGCGCCGACGCACCGTGCCCGTGCTCATGCTCGATAGCCCCAAGGGTGGCGCGGGGCGCTCGACGCTCGGCGCGCACACCGCGTATTACGCCGCTTTGCGCGGGAAGCGCGTCGCGGTGATTGACCTTGACGTCAACGGCGACATCGCGCAAAAGTTCGGCTTTGCCGATGCCGAGGATGTGCGCGGTTGGCGCGGCGGATCGGTGGAGGAGGCTGTGCGAGATGGGGTGTGTTTATTGCACGAGTCCGGACTTCACATCTTCCCGTCGCCGCAAAGCCCCGAAGTGGTGCTTCAGTCACCGGACGATGCGGAGTATCTGGTGAACCTGTGCCTCGAAGAGATGGATGCGGTACTGCTTGACATGCCGCAGGGCTGGACCCCGATCCATCAGGCGGTGTTGCCGTATACCACGAAAGTCATGCTGGTGGTCAACCCCGCCGTCGACCAGTTAGCCAGAATCCAGGAACATGCAGACAAACTCGCGTTCTCGGGCCTAGACGCGTCTGGGGTGTCGGCCTTCGTCAACAAGTCCAAGCGTGTGCGTGCGGATGAACGCGCGATGCGGCAGTATCTGACGCCCTACACTGTGCGCGCTGTGGTTCCGTTTGATCCCACGATCGATAAACGAGGCGGACTGAACGGCAAACGCATTGTGCAGGCGATGAAGCCGTTTTGGGATGAAGTGTTTGAGTTTTCGGCAGTCAAAGCCAAACGCCGTTGGTTCGGCGCGCGCGCTTAA
- a CDS encoding HU family DNA-binding protein, which produces MTKTELVAEIAARTGLKQSQVWQTLNSLCEVATERLQAGEDVALPPLGKFRYVVRAARQGRNPKTGETIEIPEKATVRFLPSSALKGRVN; this is translated from the coding sequence ATGACGAAGACGGAGTTGGTCGCGGAAATCGCAGCGAGGACAGGTTTGAAGCAATCCCAGGTATGGCAAACCCTCAATTCTCTCTGTGAAGTCGCGACGGAGCGATTGCAGGCGGGCGAGGACGTAGCCTTGCCTCCACTGGGCAAGTTTCGCTACGTGGTGCGCGCCGCGCGGCAGGGGCGGAATCCGAAAACGGGTGAAACCATCGAAATCCCCGAAAAAGCGACGGTGCGCTTCCTGCCGTCAAGCGCGCTGAAGGGACGTGTGAATTGA
- a CDS encoding Ig-like domain-containing protein yields MTGAGVAVYWVLTAHGSSQATQTLDSDAYELWGQHSPAYTVSINEGNAVVSETGVIGMTLSLTGNPTQLLVGQTATLTGSASESTNGYTLGIYDESTGQWVTGGSEQTISASVNQQTPGTHTYVLYLGTPGGAPIQSSSPVQITWEAYQVSIQASPSPADIGQTITVSGQVTAGGSGVPNIPVSLQASGGNLAAANVTTNAQGQWSTTFSATTPGTYTLTATVYGQSTTTTVQVQGATAVTLTATPVSTAPGNTTVTLTAQANAPLAPNQTLSIVDVTTGQTIAGPSNQQTLTTTYTLSQGATNQFVAYLNTN; encoded by the coding sequence ATGACAGGAGCAGGAGTGGCCGTATACTGGGTGTTGACAGCTCACGGCAGTTCGCAGGCCACACAAACGCTGGATAGTGACGCCTATGAACTGTGGGGACAGCACAGCCCGGCATACACCGTCTCCATCAACGAGGGCAATGCGGTGGTTTCGGAGACGGGTGTCATCGGGATGACGCTCTCGCTCACGGGCAATCCCACACAGCTTCTGGTCGGGCAGACAGCCACGTTGACGGGGAGCGCGAGCGAATCGACCAACGGATATACTCTCGGCATCTATGACGAGTCGACGGGGCAGTGGGTCACGGGTGGCAGCGAACAAACGATCTCAGCCAGTGTGAACCAACAAACGCCGGGAACCCATACCTACGTGTTGTACCTTGGGACGCCGGGTGGAGCGCCGATCCAGTCGTCGTCACCCGTGCAGATCACGTGGGAGGCGTACCAAGTCAGCATCCAAGCTTCACCGTCTCCGGCCGATATCGGTCAGACCATCACCGTGAGCGGGCAGGTCACGGCTGGCGGCAGCGGCGTGCCGAATATCCCTGTGTCGTTGCAGGCAAGCGGCGGGAACTTGGCAGCGGCCAACGTCACGACCAATGCGCAGGGGCAGTGGTCGACGACGTTTTCGGCGACGACACCGGGCACTTACACGCTCACGGCGACCGTCTATGGTCAAAGTACGACCACAACCGTACAGGTTCAGGGCGCCACGGCGGTGACACTCACGGCAACGCCGGTTTCCACCGCGCCGGGCAACACGACGGTGACGCTCACCGCACAGGCCAACGCACCCCTTGCGCCGAATCAGACGCTGTCAATTGTGGATGTGACGACGGGGCAGACGATCGCCGGGCCGTCCAATCAGCAGACCCTTACGACGACGTACACGCTGTCGCAGGGGGCGACGAACCAATTTGTCGCGTACCTGAACACGAACTGA
- a CDS encoding replication-relaxation family protein — protein MLQKYLFRARNSHDDPLLRGIWAKGHEGRRYALVLTAPGVRYVHHMLGIESKVVVMDAQWGHALGLNAILMRYLHRHGFDGVRWFNTREATDELWFLRKFATGAPDTELRASAIRPDAALRTAEGFWWVEFDNATESSRQLWRKYQMYITNLSVLDESFRKVVWVTKNEARRRAMEMIWTKFSESNVQMQFFVEGGEVFEA, from the coding sequence ATGCTTCAGAAGTATCTCTTTCGAGCGAGAAATTCGCATGATGACCCCTTGCTTCGCGGGATCTGGGCCAAAGGGCATGAAGGAAGACGATATGCGTTGGTCTTAACAGCGCCCGGCGTGCGATATGTCCATCACATGTTGGGAATCGAAAGCAAAGTGGTCGTGATGGATGCACAGTGGGGGCACGCGCTGGGGCTGAACGCGATCCTCATGCGCTATCTGCACAGGCACGGATTTGACGGTGTCCGATGGTTCAACACGCGAGAAGCAACCGATGAGCTCTGGTTTTTACGCAAGTTCGCGACGGGGGCACCCGACACAGAACTCCGCGCTTCGGCCATTCGCCCGGACGCAGCCTTGCGCACCGCCGAGGGTTTTTGGTGGGTGGAGTTTGACAATGCCACCGAAAGCTCCAGACAGCTATGGCGAAAATATCAGATGTATATCACCAACCTCAGCGTGTTGGACGAGTCCTTTCGCAAGGTGGTGTGGGTCACCAAAAACGAGGCGCGACGACGGGCTATGGAAATGATATGGACGAAATTCTCGGAAAGCAACGTTCAAATGCAATTCTTTGTGGAGGGGGGCGAGGTCTTTGAAGCGTGA
- a CDS encoding ATP-binding protein, translating into MEHTLMGVAAVGLGAAAGYGVWRDKDKVQAERKRYEGQPKALIPRSHHTYDLREASAWLARLSHFRRTKAERRNKGPVWFRLRIEKDTNGEVWFWLIVPEDREQGVKGTLSPTLELHEVPEERKPTIRLNPKVRMEVTARHALLPFARDDKRDPLVTLLRAMGKNTAVEIAFSPMEEGEALRRVKREHQRLDPELRQSGANPWAKIAADTAAELGAAFTGKSANKGATSKPQKPRVLPHQKRQIGGIVQRYEELSDLFHVTMRFEGDEKHRAQPFFQGMLGALRDLAAENQLVASKSLKPFVMSADELAQLVHVPSPETWPQMPIIREHAKTLRDDEFAEGVAIGYLRHPTQASRLVRIPYAQFTRHFLMTGMTGAGKSTTLMFLLQSILDDWVQQTPGNPKPGLTLIDPAAETTLIFLSRLQAALPKDSPLWKKVHYISFSNRDYPVALNLLQVLTTEAIVATLSKAYGGGARIDEIIDMCVQAFKEDDEVQHVLAGMIPMLKDENWRLQVLRRLKSPLVRTYWEQTFPAQAKNPDYYAPVERRLRPFVTSSTALYFGQPEYALPIREWMDEGHILLIDVKALSGELMSLIMGGLIEQYYQIALTRPESTSLTHFLLVDECHRVQTDIMAKIIAETRKFGLSLGMITQSVEQFSGELKKAIKDVLGNFFSLRVGADSARIMADLTQGHFTPEYLRALPDNVAAVYTIVGGKAHSCETQAPPPDVYEGFAPNAKVVNFFDKPALRKRYEELRAFGYELQQELGRPAAEAEERLNFYLENGYWPDEDARVQKMKRKRTRGLTADELYG; encoded by the coding sequence GTGGAACACACCCTCATGGGCGTGGCGGCAGTGGGGCTTGGAGCCGCCGCAGGCTATGGCGTATGGCGGGACAAGGACAAAGTGCAGGCGGAGCGCAAACGTTACGAAGGACAGCCCAAAGCGCTCATTCCCCGCAGTCACCACACGTATGACCTGCGCGAAGCCAGCGCTTGGTTGGCGCGTCTCTCGCATTTTCGCCGCACAAAAGCCGAGCGTCGGAACAAAGGCCCGGTTTGGTTCCGCCTGCGCATCGAGAAAGACACAAACGGCGAGGTTTGGTTCTGGCTCATCGTGCCGGAAGATCGCGAGCAAGGCGTGAAGGGGACGCTTTCGCCCACGTTGGAGCTGCACGAAGTGCCAGAAGAACGAAAACCGACCATCCGCCTGAACCCGAAGGTGCGGATGGAGGTCACCGCGAGGCACGCGCTCTTGCCGTTTGCGCGAGATGACAAGCGGGATCCGCTGGTGACGCTCCTTCGGGCGATGGGCAAGAACACGGCAGTCGAAATCGCGTTCAGCCCCATGGAGGAGGGCGAGGCGTTACGGCGGGTGAAGCGGGAACATCAGCGCCTTGATCCCGAACTGCGTCAATCCGGGGCGAATCCGTGGGCCAAGATCGCGGCGGATACAGCGGCGGAACTCGGTGCGGCGTTCACGGGCAAATCCGCCAACAAAGGGGCAACTTCCAAACCCCAAAAGCCGCGAGTGCTTCCACACCAAAAGCGGCAGATTGGCGGGATCGTGCAACGGTACGAAGAGTTAAGCGACCTGTTTCACGTCACCATGCGCTTTGAGGGCGACGAGAAGCATCGGGCGCAGCCGTTCTTTCAAGGGATGCTCGGCGCCTTGCGGGATCTGGCGGCGGAAAATCAACTCGTAGCCTCGAAATCCCTGAAGCCGTTTGTCATGTCGGCGGATGAATTGGCGCAACTCGTGCATGTGCCGTCTCCAGAAACCTGGCCGCAGATGCCGATCATTCGAGAGCACGCAAAAACACTGAGAGACGACGAATTTGCAGAAGGCGTGGCCATTGGCTATCTGCGTCACCCGACGCAAGCCTCGCGGTTGGTGCGCATCCCGTATGCACAATTCACGCGCCACTTCCTGATGACGGGCATGACGGGCGCCGGGAAATCGACGACGCTCATGTTCTTGCTGCAGTCGATTTTGGACGACTGGGTGCAACAGACGCCTGGGAATCCCAAGCCTGGACTCACGCTCATAGACCCGGCGGCGGAAACGACGCTCATCTTCCTGTCCCGTCTCCAAGCCGCGCTGCCGAAGGACAGCCCGCTTTGGAAGAAAGTCCATTATATCTCGTTTTCCAATCGCGACTATCCTGTGGCGCTGAATCTGTTGCAAGTCCTGACAACGGAGGCCATTGTGGCGACATTGAGCAAAGCGTACGGCGGCGGCGCGCGCATCGACGAGATCATCGACATGTGTGTGCAGGCGTTCAAGGAAGACGACGAAGTACAGCACGTCCTCGCCGGCATGATCCCGATGTTGAAAGACGAGAACTGGCGGCTGCAAGTCCTGCGCCGGCTGAAATCACCCTTGGTGCGCACGTACTGGGAGCAGACGTTCCCGGCGCAAGCGAAAAACCCCGACTACTACGCGCCGGTCGAACGCCGCCTGCGTCCCTTCGTGACGAGCAGTACCGCCCTTTACTTCGGGCAACCGGAGTACGCCTTGCCGATTCGCGAGTGGATGGATGAAGGACATATTTTGCTCATTGACGTGAAGGCGCTGAGTGGAGAACTCATGAGCCTCATCATGGGCGGGCTCATCGAGCAATACTACCAGATCGCGCTGACACGCCCAGAAAGCACGTCACTCACGCATTTCCTGCTGGTCGATGAGTGTCACCGCGTGCAGACCGACATCATGGCCAAGATCATCGCCGAGACGCGCAAGTTTGGGCTGTCACTCGGTATGATCACGCAGTCGGTGGAGCAATTCAGCGGGGAACTCAAAAAGGCGATCAAGGACGTGCTGGGGAACTTCTTCTCGCTCCGCGTGGGTGCGGACAGCGCGCGGATCATGGCGGACTTGACGCAAGGACATTTCACGCCGGAGTACCTGCGCGCGCTCCCGGACAACGTGGCTGCGGTGTACACGATTGTCGGTGGCAAGGCGCACTCCTGCGAAACACAAGCGCCGCCGCCGGATGTGTATGAAGGCTTTGCGCCCAACGCCAAAGTCGTGAATTTCTTCGACAAGCCCGCTCTTCGGAAGCGGTATGAGGAGCTTCGCGCGTTCGGGTATGAGCTGCAGCAGGAGCTGGGGCGTCCGGCGGCCGAAGCGGAAGAGCGACTGAACTTTTACCTGGAGAACGGGTATTGGCCGGATGAGGACGCGAGGGTGCAGAAGATGAAACGCAAGCGCACGAGAGGACTCACGGCCGATGAGTTGTATGGATGA